The Acropora muricata isolate sample 2 chromosome 5, ASM3666990v1, whole genome shotgun sequence genome includes a window with the following:
- the LOC136916577 gene encoding putative nuclease HARBI1 produces the protein MAAHRRRPILNFDNTRKARDYYRDLDPLNHYSEEELRSRYRFGREGINFIVELLSDEIAPSTRRSHSLSATEQVLVALRFLASGSFLEVIGDTFLSYDKSTVSRVVRRVTLAFASKVNDFVKFPTAPNERDEIKHGLFRVGGFPSAIGCIDGTPGYSRFWILIKHHSLSL, from the coding sequence ATGGCGGCCCATCGTCGTCGGCCCATTTTGAATTTCGATAACACAAGGAAAGCCAGAGATTATTATAGAGACCTTGATCCGCTAAACCATTACAGCGAAGAAGAGTTGAGATCTCGGTATCGTTTTGGGAGGGAAGGCATAAATTTTATCGTTGAATTGTTGTCGGACGAAATTGCTCCCTCGACCAGAAGAAGTCACTCGTTGTCGGCCACGGAGCAAGTGTTGGTTGCTTTACGCTTCCTAGCTTCCGGTAGTTTCCTGGAAGTCATTGGAGACACATTTTTATCTTACGATAAGTCAACGGTTAGTCGAGTCGTTCGCCGAGTGACACTGGCTTTTGCCTCGAAAGTGAACGATTTTGTCAAGTTTCCAACAGCTCCAAATGAGCGAGACGAAATCAAGCACGGTCTCTTTCGCGTTGGAGGTTTCCCTAGTGCGATTGGCTGCATTGATGGCACGCCgggttattcaagattttggattttgattaaacaccattctttgtcactttga
- the LOC136916899 gene encoding uncharacterized protein, which translates to MKDFIIDENDIPGAKLPKPIEECTCAVLRRWILCRGAKTSGKLADLRVRVKHYVDHKLDAKYLRDPDGGINVLKKKAAAGLLDQTSPTDVSSFPTEGYSTNLSKIRKVTFGTVWKFMIDSMEFKKQLSTAKPLVKGYNFFMSNNVLSSYHLCKDSKHYIKSKVLPSMKKKMVYSCFIKLSSLGFVLSAKCGCPAGVDGRCNHVCATLFYLESVFKTNSKLSAGEVSCTSLPCKWTIPSKRKGEVQPISAVKFTKHDYNKRNKRTLFTKEERECQSNSSESAEKECNSSNNESSTGKVLNDEKLKGLFSKLKDLEKEVGRSIAWCHILPQDVPVESESENELISPIKIEESPISMNGIQERVKKIKSKLFVNPKQVTEIEEETKEQLSSKSWHFHRQYRITASKCYRAAVLKSTTSPTKAVYDILYAKVFATKPMKKGLEMESEIQEMYTKEQHKYGHDNLVVEKSGLIVGKHDAGFLGASPDGLVCDPSNTDNPQGILEMKYVETDESESLSEALLRKHMCVRSENSDITINQNHKYFYQVQQGMYLSERKWADFVVVGSRTPGPGCSKSG; encoded by the exons atgaaagattttatcATCGATGAGAACGATATTCCTGGTGCAAAATTACCGAAACCTATTGAAGAGTGTACTTGTGCTGTTTTACGGCGATGGATTCTTTGTAGAGGAGCGAAAACGTCTGGTAAACTCGCTGATTTACGAGTAAG AGTTAAGCATTATGTGGACCATAAGTTGGATGCAAAATATTTACGTGACCCGGACGGTGGAATCAATGTCTTGAAGAAGAAAGCAGCAGCTGGTCTACTAGATCAGACTTCACCTACTGACGTGAGCAGTTTTCCAACCGAAGGCTATAGCACTAACTTGTCAAAGATTCGTAAAGTCACCTTTGGTACAGTGTGGAAGTTCATGATAGACAGCATGGAATTCAAAAAACAACTGTCTACTGCTAAGCCCTTAGTTAAAGGCTACAACTTCTTTATGTCAAACAATGTGCTTTCTTCATACCATCTGTGCAAAGACTCAAAACATTATATAAAGAGCAAGGTTTTGCcttcaatgaagaaaaaaatggtgtATTCTTGCTTCATTAAACTGTCTTCATTGGGATTTGTATTGTCAGCTAAGTGTGGATGTCCAGCAGGTGTTGATGGGAGATGCAACCATGTTTGTGCCACTCTCTTTTATCTTgaatctgttttcaaaacaaattcaaaattatctGCTGGCGAAGTGTCCTGTACGTCATTGCCTTGTAAGTGGACTATCCCAAGCAAGAGAAAGGGTGAAGTTCAACCAATTTCAGCTGTGAAGTTCACAAAGCATGACTACAACAAGAGAAATAAGAGAACATTGTTTACTAAAGAAGAGAGGGAATGTCAAAGTAACTCTAGTGAAAGTGCTGAGAAGGAATGCAACAGTAGCAACAATGAATCATCTACTGGTAAAGTCCTTAATGATGAGAAGCTAAAGGGACTCTTTAGCAAGCTtaaagacttagaaaaagaagttGGCAGGTCTATTGCATGGTGCCATATCCTACCCCAAGATGTTCCAGTAGAGTCTGAGAGCGAAAATGAACTTATATCTCCTATAAAGATTGAGGAAAGTCCCATTTCTATGAATGGAATTCAAGAAAGAGTGAAAAAGATAAAGTCCAAGCTGTTTGTTAATCCGAAACAGGTAACTGAGATTGAAGAAGAGACGAAAGAACAGTTATCAAGTAAGAGTTGGCACTTCCATCGCCAGTATCGTATAACAGCTTCTAAGTGCTATAGAGCTGCTGTTCTCAAAAGCACGACTTCACCGACAAAGGCAGTTTATGACATTTTGTATGCAAAAGTTTTTGCTACTAAACCAATGAAAAAGGGCCTTGAAATGGAGTCAGAAATACAGGAAATGTATACTAAGGAGCAGCATAAATATGGACATGACAATCTAGTTGTAGAAAAGTCAGGTCTGATTGTTGGTAAACATGATGCTGGTTTCTTAGGGGCTAGCCCTGATGGTTTAGTGTGCGACCCCTCAAACACTGATAACCCACAAGGTATTCTAGAAATGAAGTATGTTGAAACAGATGAAAGTGAAAGTTTATCTGAAGCTTTGCTACGCAAGCACATGTGTGTCAGATCTGAGAACAGTGATATTACAATCAATCAAAACCACAAATACTTTTACCAAGTACAGCAAGGGATGTATTTATCAGAAAGAAAGTGGGCTGACTTTGTAGTAGTTGGATCACGTACACCTggccccggttgttcaaagAGCGGATAA